A genomic segment from Malus domestica chromosome 05, GDT2T_hap1 encodes:
- the LOC103402168 gene encoding PH, RCC1 and FYVE domains-containing protein 1-like isoform X1 — translation MADLVSYGNANRDIDQAIIALKKGAQLLKYGRKGKPKFCPFRLSTDESTLIWISSSERSLKLASVTRIVPGQRTAVFQRYLRPEKDYLSFSLIYNNGKRSLDLICKDKVEAEVWIAGLKALLSSGRGGRSKIDGWSDGGLYLDDGKDLTSNSPSDSSASGARDSGSPEISVNFKPNTSPKSFPPENSPVSERSHAASDLTNMQVKGSGSDAFRVSVSSAPSTSSHGSGPDDCEALGDVYIWGEVICDSVVKVGADKNVNYLSPRSDVLVPRPLESNVVLDVHHIACGVKHAALVTRQGEVFTWGEESGGRLGHGAGKDVVQPHLVESLAATSVDFAACGEFHTCAVTMAGELYTWGDGTHNAGLLGHGTDVSHWIPKRISGPLEGLQVASVTCGPWHTALITSTGKLFTFGDGTFGVLGHGDRENVPYPREVESLSGLRTISVACGVWHTAAVVEVIATQSSASISSGKLFTWGDGDKNRLGHGDKEARLKPTCVPALIDYSFHKIACGHSLTVGLTTSGHVFTMGSTVYGQLGNPNSDGKLPCLVEDKLGGDCIEEIACGAYHVAVLTSRNEVYTWGKGANGRLGHGDVEDRKTPTLVEALKDRHVKYICCGSEYTAAICLHKWVSGAEQSQCSACRQAFGFTRKRHNCYNCGLVHCHSCSSKKATRAALAPNPGKPYRVCDPCYVKLNKVSETGSNNRRNAIPRLSGENKDRLDKADIRLYKTAVPSNMDLIKQLDTKAAKQGKKADTFSLVRSAQAPSLLQLKEVVMSTAVDLRRTVPKPVLTPSGASSRSVSPFSRRPSPPRFATPVPTTSGLSFSKSIADSLKKTNELLNQEVLKLRSRVESLRQRCDRQELELQNSSKKVQEAMALAADESAKSKAAKEVIKSLTAQLKDLAERLSPGVYDTETIKQALLPNGLEPNGINYPDANEEQHSRSTSISSSYLISSLGIDSATTNGNHGPTLSPKGQLGTNETIVQHSRGPLTPNGMINSPDKLPNGGGSFETVGSSASETVDGRESGPFRDGENGARSMNSPSPANGNTVEAEWIEQYEPGVYITLVALRDGTRDLKRVRFSRRRFGEHQAQIWWSENREKVYEKYNVRGSDRSSVAGSAARRSDGALSPASSQQA, via the exons ATGGCAGATCTTGTTAGCTACGGGAATGCCAACCGTGACATCGACCAG GCAATAATTGCTTTGAAGAAGGGTGCTCAACTACTGAAATATGGTCGTAAGGGAAAGCCTAAGTTTTGTCCATTTAGACTTTCTACT GATGAATCAACTTTGATCTGGATTTCAAGTAGCGAAAGAAGTTTGAAGTTGGCTTCTGTCACAAGAATTGTTCCTGGACAAAGAACT GCTGTCTTTCAACGATATTTACGTCCTGAAAAGGACTATTTATCATTTTCTCTTATATACAATAACGGAAAGCGGTCTCTTGATCTG ATTTGCAAGGACAAAGTTGAGGCAGAAGTGTGGATTGCAGGCCTTAAAGCACTACTTTCCTCTGGCAGAGGTGGGCGTTCAAAAATTGATGGATGGAGTGATGGAGGCCTCTACCTTGAT GATGGCAAGGACTTGACATCAAATAGTCCTAGTGATAGTTCTGCTAGTGGTGCACGAGATAGTGGCTCTCCAGAGATTTCTGTTAATTTCAAACCAAATACTTCGCCTAAGAGTTTTCCCCCTGAAAATTCTCCAGTTTCTGAGAGGTCACATGCTGCATCAGACCTGACAAATATGCAAGTTAAAGGATCTGGTTCAGATGCATTTCGAGTTAGTGTTTCAAGTGCTCCTAGCACTTCAAGTCATGGTTCTGGACCGGATGATTGTGAAGCTCTAGGTGATGTGTACATATGGGGTGAGGTTATTTGTGATAGTGTTGTTAAGGTTGGGGCTGATAAAAATGTGAATTATTTGAGCCCGAGATCAGATGTGCTTGTCCCTAGGCCATTAGAGTCCAATGTTGTTTTGGATGTCCATCATATAGCCTGTGGGGTCAAGCATGCAGCCTTGGTCACGAGACAAGGTGAAGTGTTTACATGGGGTGAAGAATCTGGAGGACGACTAGGGCATGGTGCTGGGAAGGATGTTGTTCAACCTCATCTAGTTGAATCTCTGGCAGCTACTAGTGTTGAttttgcagcatgtggagaatTTCATACATGTGCTGTTACAATGGCTGGGGAACTTTATACGTGGGGAGATGGTACGCATAATGCTGGGCTACTTGGTCATGGCACTGATGTCAGCCATTGGATACCAAAGAGAATTTCGGGTCCTCTTGAGGGACTTCAAGTTGCTTCTGTAACTTGTGGTCCATGGCATACAGCCTTGATAACATCAACGGGGAAACTCTTCACATTCGGTGATGGCACATTTGGCGTCTTAGGCCATGGAGACAGAGAAAATGTTCCTTATCCGAGAGAAGTAGAATCCCTATCAGGGTTGAGGACAATATCTGTTGCATGTGGGGTGTGGCACACTGCTGCTGTGGTGGAGGTTATTGCAACACAATCTAGTGCAAGTATTTCGTCAGGTAAGTTGTTTACTTGGGGTGATGGAGATAAAAATCGTCTCGGGCATGGGGACAAGGAAGCCCGACTTAAACCGACTTGTGTTCCAGCCCTTATTGACTacagttttcacaaaattgCTTGCGGGCACAGTTTAACAGTTGGCTTGACGACTTCAGGACATGTTTTTACAATGGGCAGTACTGTTTATGGTCAGCTTGGGAATCCCAATTCTGATGGAAAGCTACCTTGCTTGGTAGAAGACAAACTCGGTGGGGATTGTATTGAAGAAATTGCATGTGGTGCTTATCATGTAGCAGTATTAACATCCAGGAATGAAGTTTATACATGGGGAAAGGGAGCTAATGGGAGATTAGGCCATGGAGATGTTGAAGATCGGAAAACACCGACTTTGGTTGAAGCTTTAAAGGATAGACATGTGAAATATATTTGTTGCGGTTCAGAATATACAGCAGCTATTTGTCTTCACAAATGGGTATCTGGTGCTGAGCAGTCACAGTGCTCTGCTTGTAGACAGGCTTTTGGGTTCACAAGGAAGAGGCACAACTGCTATAATTGTGGACTTGTGCACTGCCACTCATGCAGTTCAAAAAAAGCAACAAGGGCAGCTCTGGCTCCAAATCCTGGAAAACCATATCGAGTTTGTGATCCTTGTTATGTGAAATTGAATAAGGTGTCAGAAACTGGTAGTAATAACAGAAGGAATGCTATACCTCGGTTGTCGGGTGAGAACAAGGACAGGTTGGACAAGGCTGACATAAGATTATACAAGACTGCTGTACCATCGAATATGGATTTGATAAAGCAATTAGATACTAAAGCAGCCAAGCAGGGAAAGAAAGCTGACACATTTTCACTTGTCCGCTCTGCTCAAGCACCTTCATTGTTGCAATTAAAGGAGGTTGTTATGTCAACGGCTGTTGATCTGCGACGAACAGTTCCCAAACCAGTTCTTACACCATCTGGAGCAAGTTCAAGGTCCGTGTCCCCTTTCTCGAGGAGACCAAGCCCCCCTCGTTTTGCAACTCCTGTTCCTACTACATCAGGACTTTCCTTCTCAAAAAGTATTGCTGATAGTCTGAAGAAAACAAATGAACTTTTGAATCAGGAGGTGCTAAAATTACGCTCACGG GTTGAGAGCCTTAGACAGAGATGTGATCGTCAAGAATTAGAGCTTCAGAATTCTTCAAAGAAAGTACAAGAAGCAATGGCATTGGCCGCAGACGAATCTGCTAAATCTAAAGCTGCAAAAGAAGTTATAAAGTCACTAACCGCACAG CTCAAGGATTTGGCGGAACGGCTTTCACCTGGGGTTTATGATACAGAGACCATAAAGCAGGCATTACTGCCAAATGGTTTGGAGCCAAATGGCATTAACTATCCAGATGCTAATGAAGAGCAGCATTCAAGATCGACTTCCATCAGCAGTTCTTACTTGATCTCCTCCTTGGGAATCGACTCTGCTACAACAAATGGAAATCACGGGCCGACTCTTTCACCCAAGGGTCAACTTGGAACAAACGAAACAATCGTGCAGCACAGTCGGGGCCCTCTCACCCCCAATGGGATGATAAACTCCCCAGATAAACTACCCAATGGTGGTGGATCATTTGAGACAGTTGGTAGTAGTGCGTCTGAAACTGTTGATGGCAGGGAATCCGGGCCTTTTCGAGATGGGGAGAATGGTGCGAGATCCATGAATTCTCCATCGCCTGCTAATGGTAATACAGTTGAGGCAGAATGGATTGAACAATATGAGCCTGGTGTTTATATAACTCTTGTGGCTCTCCGGGATGGAACTAGAGATCTCAAACGAGTGCGCTTCAG CCGAAGGAGATTTGGAGAGCACCAAGCACAGATCTGGTGGTCGGAGAATCGTGAGAAAGTGTATGAGAAGTACAATGTGCGTGGGTCAGACAGATCTTCGGTTGCTGGCTCAGCTGCACGTAGATCAGACGGAGCTCTCTCACCGGCCTCATCTCAACAGGCTTAG
- the LOC103402167 gene encoding serine/threonine-protein kinase BSK1-like → MKYLCHHSPGENQTIEWVMRPRVALNIAEALDYCSSEGHPLYHDLNSYMVLFDEMRLNQSVRQNVGFTGRKKKNLQKGQLK, encoded by the exons ATGAAATACCTTTGCCATCACTCTCCAG GGGAGAATCAGACCATTGAGTGGGTTATGCGACCAAGAGTTGCTCTGAACATTGCTGAAGCATTGGATTACTGCAGTAGTGAAGGCCACCCATTGTACCATGACTTAAATTCTTATATGGTTCTCTTTGATGAG ATGAGGCTGAACCAAAGTGTAAGGCAAAACGTTGGCTTCactggaagaaagaaaaaaaatctgcaAAAGGGGCAACTGAAGTGA
- the LOC103402168 gene encoding PH, RCC1 and FYVE domains-containing protein 1-like isoform X2: MADLVSYGNANRDIDQDESTLIWISSSERSLKLASVTRIVPGQRTAVFQRYLRPEKDYLSFSLIYNNGKRSLDLICKDKVEAEVWIAGLKALLSSGRGGRSKIDGWSDGGLYLDDGKDLTSNSPSDSSASGARDSGSPEISVNFKPNTSPKSFPPENSPVSERSHAASDLTNMQVKGSGSDAFRVSVSSAPSTSSHGSGPDDCEALGDVYIWGEVICDSVVKVGADKNVNYLSPRSDVLVPRPLESNVVLDVHHIACGVKHAALVTRQGEVFTWGEESGGRLGHGAGKDVVQPHLVESLAATSVDFAACGEFHTCAVTMAGELYTWGDGTHNAGLLGHGTDVSHWIPKRISGPLEGLQVASVTCGPWHTALITSTGKLFTFGDGTFGVLGHGDRENVPYPREVESLSGLRTISVACGVWHTAAVVEVIATQSSASISSGKLFTWGDGDKNRLGHGDKEARLKPTCVPALIDYSFHKIACGHSLTVGLTTSGHVFTMGSTVYGQLGNPNSDGKLPCLVEDKLGGDCIEEIACGAYHVAVLTSRNEVYTWGKGANGRLGHGDVEDRKTPTLVEALKDRHVKYICCGSEYTAAICLHKWVSGAEQSQCSACRQAFGFTRKRHNCYNCGLVHCHSCSSKKATRAALAPNPGKPYRVCDPCYVKLNKVSETGSNNRRNAIPRLSGENKDRLDKADIRLYKTAVPSNMDLIKQLDTKAAKQGKKADTFSLVRSAQAPSLLQLKEVVMSTAVDLRRTVPKPVLTPSGASSRSVSPFSRRPSPPRFATPVPTTSGLSFSKSIADSLKKTNELLNQEVLKLRSRVESLRQRCDRQELELQNSSKKVQEAMALAADESAKSKAAKEVIKSLTAQLKDLAERLSPGVYDTETIKQALLPNGLEPNGINYPDANEEQHSRSTSISSSYLISSLGIDSATTNGNHGPTLSPKGQLGTNETIVQHSRGPLTPNGMINSPDKLPNGGGSFETVGSSASETVDGRESGPFRDGENGARSMNSPSPANGNTVEAEWIEQYEPGVYITLVALRDGTRDLKRVRFSRRRFGEHQAQIWWSENREKVYEKYNVRGSDRSSVAGSAARRSDGALSPASSQQA; this comes from the exons ATGGCAGATCTTGTTAGCTACGGGAATGCCAACCGTGACATCGACCAG GATGAATCAACTTTGATCTGGATTTCAAGTAGCGAAAGAAGTTTGAAGTTGGCTTCTGTCACAAGAATTGTTCCTGGACAAAGAACT GCTGTCTTTCAACGATATTTACGTCCTGAAAAGGACTATTTATCATTTTCTCTTATATACAATAACGGAAAGCGGTCTCTTGATCTG ATTTGCAAGGACAAAGTTGAGGCAGAAGTGTGGATTGCAGGCCTTAAAGCACTACTTTCCTCTGGCAGAGGTGGGCGTTCAAAAATTGATGGATGGAGTGATGGAGGCCTCTACCTTGAT GATGGCAAGGACTTGACATCAAATAGTCCTAGTGATAGTTCTGCTAGTGGTGCACGAGATAGTGGCTCTCCAGAGATTTCTGTTAATTTCAAACCAAATACTTCGCCTAAGAGTTTTCCCCCTGAAAATTCTCCAGTTTCTGAGAGGTCACATGCTGCATCAGACCTGACAAATATGCAAGTTAAAGGATCTGGTTCAGATGCATTTCGAGTTAGTGTTTCAAGTGCTCCTAGCACTTCAAGTCATGGTTCTGGACCGGATGATTGTGAAGCTCTAGGTGATGTGTACATATGGGGTGAGGTTATTTGTGATAGTGTTGTTAAGGTTGGGGCTGATAAAAATGTGAATTATTTGAGCCCGAGATCAGATGTGCTTGTCCCTAGGCCATTAGAGTCCAATGTTGTTTTGGATGTCCATCATATAGCCTGTGGGGTCAAGCATGCAGCCTTGGTCACGAGACAAGGTGAAGTGTTTACATGGGGTGAAGAATCTGGAGGACGACTAGGGCATGGTGCTGGGAAGGATGTTGTTCAACCTCATCTAGTTGAATCTCTGGCAGCTACTAGTGTTGAttttgcagcatgtggagaatTTCATACATGTGCTGTTACAATGGCTGGGGAACTTTATACGTGGGGAGATGGTACGCATAATGCTGGGCTACTTGGTCATGGCACTGATGTCAGCCATTGGATACCAAAGAGAATTTCGGGTCCTCTTGAGGGACTTCAAGTTGCTTCTGTAACTTGTGGTCCATGGCATACAGCCTTGATAACATCAACGGGGAAACTCTTCACATTCGGTGATGGCACATTTGGCGTCTTAGGCCATGGAGACAGAGAAAATGTTCCTTATCCGAGAGAAGTAGAATCCCTATCAGGGTTGAGGACAATATCTGTTGCATGTGGGGTGTGGCACACTGCTGCTGTGGTGGAGGTTATTGCAACACAATCTAGTGCAAGTATTTCGTCAGGTAAGTTGTTTACTTGGGGTGATGGAGATAAAAATCGTCTCGGGCATGGGGACAAGGAAGCCCGACTTAAACCGACTTGTGTTCCAGCCCTTATTGACTacagttttcacaaaattgCTTGCGGGCACAGTTTAACAGTTGGCTTGACGACTTCAGGACATGTTTTTACAATGGGCAGTACTGTTTATGGTCAGCTTGGGAATCCCAATTCTGATGGAAAGCTACCTTGCTTGGTAGAAGACAAACTCGGTGGGGATTGTATTGAAGAAATTGCATGTGGTGCTTATCATGTAGCAGTATTAACATCCAGGAATGAAGTTTATACATGGGGAAAGGGAGCTAATGGGAGATTAGGCCATGGAGATGTTGAAGATCGGAAAACACCGACTTTGGTTGAAGCTTTAAAGGATAGACATGTGAAATATATTTGTTGCGGTTCAGAATATACAGCAGCTATTTGTCTTCACAAATGGGTATCTGGTGCTGAGCAGTCACAGTGCTCTGCTTGTAGACAGGCTTTTGGGTTCACAAGGAAGAGGCACAACTGCTATAATTGTGGACTTGTGCACTGCCACTCATGCAGTTCAAAAAAAGCAACAAGGGCAGCTCTGGCTCCAAATCCTGGAAAACCATATCGAGTTTGTGATCCTTGTTATGTGAAATTGAATAAGGTGTCAGAAACTGGTAGTAATAACAGAAGGAATGCTATACCTCGGTTGTCGGGTGAGAACAAGGACAGGTTGGACAAGGCTGACATAAGATTATACAAGACTGCTGTACCATCGAATATGGATTTGATAAAGCAATTAGATACTAAAGCAGCCAAGCAGGGAAAGAAAGCTGACACATTTTCACTTGTCCGCTCTGCTCAAGCACCTTCATTGTTGCAATTAAAGGAGGTTGTTATGTCAACGGCTGTTGATCTGCGACGAACAGTTCCCAAACCAGTTCTTACACCATCTGGAGCAAGTTCAAGGTCCGTGTCCCCTTTCTCGAGGAGACCAAGCCCCCCTCGTTTTGCAACTCCTGTTCCTACTACATCAGGACTTTCCTTCTCAAAAAGTATTGCTGATAGTCTGAAGAAAACAAATGAACTTTTGAATCAGGAGGTGCTAAAATTACGCTCACGG GTTGAGAGCCTTAGACAGAGATGTGATCGTCAAGAATTAGAGCTTCAGAATTCTTCAAAGAAAGTACAAGAAGCAATGGCATTGGCCGCAGACGAATCTGCTAAATCTAAAGCTGCAAAAGAAGTTATAAAGTCACTAACCGCACAG CTCAAGGATTTGGCGGAACGGCTTTCACCTGGGGTTTATGATACAGAGACCATAAAGCAGGCATTACTGCCAAATGGTTTGGAGCCAAATGGCATTAACTATCCAGATGCTAATGAAGAGCAGCATTCAAGATCGACTTCCATCAGCAGTTCTTACTTGATCTCCTCCTTGGGAATCGACTCTGCTACAACAAATGGAAATCACGGGCCGACTCTTTCACCCAAGGGTCAACTTGGAACAAACGAAACAATCGTGCAGCACAGTCGGGGCCCTCTCACCCCCAATGGGATGATAAACTCCCCAGATAAACTACCCAATGGTGGTGGATCATTTGAGACAGTTGGTAGTAGTGCGTCTGAAACTGTTGATGGCAGGGAATCCGGGCCTTTTCGAGATGGGGAGAATGGTGCGAGATCCATGAATTCTCCATCGCCTGCTAATGGTAATACAGTTGAGGCAGAATGGATTGAACAATATGAGCCTGGTGTTTATATAACTCTTGTGGCTCTCCGGGATGGAACTAGAGATCTCAAACGAGTGCGCTTCAG CCGAAGGAGATTTGGAGAGCACCAAGCACAGATCTGGTGGTCGGAGAATCGTGAGAAAGTGTATGAGAAGTACAATGTGCGTGGGTCAGACAGATCTTCGGTTGCTGGCTCAGCTGCACGTAGATCAGACGGAGCTCTCTCACCGGCCTCATCTCAACAGGCTTAG